A genomic window from Equus asinus isolate D_3611 breed Donkey chromosome 25, EquAss-T2T_v2, whole genome shotgun sequence includes:
- the ZC3H11A gene encoding zinc finger CCCH domain-containing protein 11A isoform X3 codes for MSNQGEDCYFFFYSTCTKGDSCPFRHCEAALGNETVCTLWQEGRCFRQVCRFRHMEIDKKRSEIPCYWENQPMGCQKLNCAFHHNRGRYVDGLFLPPSKTLLPTVPESPEEEVKASQLTVQQNKLSVQSNPSPQLRSVMKVESSENVPSPTHPPVVINAADDDEDDDDQFSEEGDETKTPTLQPTPEVHNGLRVASARKPGVNLKQGECLNFGIKTLEEIKSKKMKEKAKKQVGEGSSGVSSLLLQPQPIPGPEKENVRTVVRTVTLSNKQGEEPLVRLNMSERLGKRKFSVGGDSDPPLKHSLAQRLGKKVEAPGMNADKTPKKERVTKVGEIHVKTLEEILLERASQKRGELQTKLKTEGPSKVDDSTSATRSSSTIRIKTFSEVLAEKKHRQQEAERQNNKKDVTCIKLKTDSDMKKPVVLPPIVAGKGQSEEPAGRSKSIQEVHIKTLEEIKLEKALRVQQRSESSASSQPQPEATPGARRLLRITKKTGVKEEKKLQEGSEVASQSSVTREASDETTGVGITKIQVKRCETMRDKHMQRQPERGASQKEKSVLTPLWGDVDACNTQTAEKSALTSVPGITRHLTKRLPTKPSQKVEVETSGIGDSVLNVKCAAQTSEKRGKAKPKVNVKPSVVKVVSSPKLAPKRKAVEVHPAVIAAVKPLSSSGVLQESPARRAAVAVVPLLSEDKSVTVPETEKPRDSFVLPPTQSSSDPSPPDGSGPSSSQVATKTRRLSSASTGKPSLSVEDDFEKLIWEISGGKLEAEIDLDPGKDEDDLLLELSEMIDS; via the exons ATGTCTAATCAAGGAGAAgactgctatttttttttctattctacgTGTACCAAA GGTGACAGCTGTCCATTTCGGCACTGTGAAGCTGCACTAGGAAATGAAACTGTTTGCACATTATGGCAAGAAGGGCGCTGTTTTCGACAGGTGTGCAGGTTTCGGCACATGGAGATTGAT AAAAAACGAAGTGAAATTCCGTGTTATTGGGAAAATCAGCCAATGGGATGTCAAAAACTAAACTGTGCTTTCCATCACAACAGAGGACGTTATGTTGATGGCCTCTTCCTACCTCCAAGCAAAA CTCTGCTGCCCACTGTGCCTGAGTCACCAGAAGAGGAAGTGAAGGCTAGCCAGCTCACAGTTCAACAGAACAAATTGTCTGTGCAGTCTAATCCCTCCCCTCAGCTGCGAAGTGTTATGAAAGTAGAAAGTTCAGAAAATGTTCCTAGCCCCACACATCCACCAGTTGTAATCAATGCTgcagatgatgatgaagatgatgatg ATCAGTTTTCTGAGGAAGGTGATGAAACCAAAACACCTACCCTGCAACCAACTCCCGAAGTTCATAATGGATTACGAGTGGCTTCTGCCCGCAAACCTGGGGTCAATTTAAAACAAG GTGAATGTTTGAACTTTGGAATAAAAACTCTTGAGGAAATTAagtcaaagaaaatgaaggaaaaagccAAGAAACAAGTTGGTG AAGGTTCTTCGGGAGTTTCCAGTCTTTTACTCCAACCTCAGCCCATTCCAGGTCCTGAAAAAGAGAATGTCCGGACTGTGGTGAGGACAGTAACTCTGTCCAACAAGCAAG GAGAAGAACCCTTGGTAAGACTGAATATGTCTGAGAGACTGGGAAAACGAAAATTTTCAGTAG GTGGTGACAGCGATCCTCCATTAAAGCACAGCCTCGCACAGAGGCTGGGGAAGAAAGTTGAAGCTCCAGGAATGAACGCTGACAAAACACCAAAGAAAG AGAGAGTTACTAAAGTTGGTGAGATCCACGTGAAGACATTAGAAGAAATTCTTCTTGAAAGAGCCAGTCAAAAACGTGGAGAATTGCAAACTAAACTCAAGACAGAAGGACCATCAAAAGTTGACGACTCTACTTCAGCAACAAGAAGCTCCTCCACTATCCGCATCAAAACCTTCTCTGAGGTCCTGGCTGAAAAGAAACATCGGCAGCAGGAAGCAGAgagacaaaacaacaaaaaggatGTAACCTGCATCAAGCTAAAGACTGATAGTGACATGAAAAAACCAGTGGTTTTGCCACCCATCGTTGCCGGCAAAGGACAGTCAGAGGAGCCTGCGGGCAGATCAAAGTCTATACAGGAGGTGCACATCAAGACGCTGGAGGAGATTAAATTGGAGAAGGCGCTGAGGGTGCAGCAGCGCTCTGAGAGCAGCGCCAGCTCCCAGCCTCAGCCTGAGGCCACCCCGGGGGCCCGACGGCTTCTCCGGATCACCAAAAAAACAG GtgtaaaagaagagaagaaacttcAGGAAGGAAGTGAGGTTGCTTCTCAGAGCAGTGTTACTAGAGAG gcttcagatgagaccacaggAGTTGGCATCACTAAAATTCAAGTGAAGAGATGTGAGACCATGAGAGACAAGCATATGCAGAGACAGCCAGAGAGGGGAGCCTCACAGAAGGAGAAATCAGTTTTGACCCCCCTCTGGGGAGATGTAGATGCTTGCAATACCCAGACAGCAGAGAAATCAGCGCTCACTTCTGTGCCAGGCATCACACGGCACCTGACAAAGCGGCTTCCCACAAAGCCATCCCAGAAGGTGGAAGTGGAAACCTCAGGGATTGGAGACTCAGTACTGAATGTGAAATGTGCAGCACAGACTTCAGAAAAAAGGGGTAAAG CTAAACCCAAAGTGAATGTGAAGCCATCTGTGGTTAAAGTTGTCTCATCTCCCAAACTGGCCCCAAAGCGCAAGGCAGTAGAAGTCCACCCTGCTGTCATTGCAGCTGTGAAGCCCCTCAGCTCCAGCGGTGTCCTGCAGGAGAGCCCGGCCAGAAGAGCAGCTGTG GCTGTTGTCCCACTGCTCTCCGAGGACAAATCAGTCACTGTGCCCGAGACAGAAAAACCTAGAGACAG TTTTGTGCTGCCTCCGACACAGTCCTCTTCAGACCCCTCCCCACCAGACGGATCTGGCCCTTCCTCATCCCAAGTGGCCACAAAAACTCGCCGACTCAGTTCTGCCTCAACAGGAAAACCCTCACTCTCTGTGGAAGATGATTTTGAGAAACTAATATGGGAGATTTCAGGGGGCAAATTAGAAGCTGAGATCGACCTGGATCCTGGGAAGGATGAAGACGACCTTCTGCTTGAGCTGTCGGAAATGATTGATAGCTGA
- the ZC3H11A gene encoding zinc finger CCCH domain-containing protein 11A isoform X4 — protein sequence MSNQGEDCYFFFYSTCTKGDSCPFRHCEAALGNETVCTLWQEGRCFRQVCRFRHMEIDKKRSEIPCYWENQPMGCQKLNCAFHHNRGRYVDGLFLPPSKTLLPTVPESPEEEVKASQLTVQQNKLSVQSNPSPQLRSVMKVESSENVPSPTHPPVVINAADDDEDDDDQFSEEGDETKTPTLQPTPEVHNGLRVASARKPGVNLKQGECLNFGIKTLEEIKSKKMKEKAKKQVGGPEKENVRTVVRTVTLSNKQGEEPLVRLNMSERLGKRKFSVGGDSDPPLKHSLAQRLGKKVEAPGMNADKTPKKERVTKVGEIHVKTLEEILLERASQKRGELQTKLKTEGPSKVDDSTSATRSSSTIRIKTFSEVLAEKKHRQQEAERQNNKKDVTCIKLKTDSDMKKPVVLPPIVAGKGQSEEPAGRSKSIQEVHIKTLEEIKLEKALRVQQRSESSASSQPQPEATPGARRLLRITKKTGVKEEKKLQEGSEVASQSSVTREASDETTGVGITKIQVKRCETMRDKHMQRQPERGASQKEKSVLTPLWGDVDACNTQTAEKSALTSVPGITRHLTKRLPTKPSQKVEVETSGIGDSVLNVKCAAQTSEKRGKAKPKVNVKPSVVKVVSSPKLAPKRKAVEVHPAVIAAVKPLSSSGVLQESPARRAAVAVVPLLSEDKSVTVPETEKPRDSFVLPPTQSSSDPSPPDGSGPSSSQVATKTRRLSSASTGKPSLSVEDDFEKLIWEISGGKLEAEIDLDPGKDEDDLLLELSEMIDS from the exons ATGTCTAATCAAGGAGAAgactgctatttttttttctattctacgTGTACCAAA GGTGACAGCTGTCCATTTCGGCACTGTGAAGCTGCACTAGGAAATGAAACTGTTTGCACATTATGGCAAGAAGGGCGCTGTTTTCGACAGGTGTGCAGGTTTCGGCACATGGAGATTGAT AAAAAACGAAGTGAAATTCCGTGTTATTGGGAAAATCAGCCAATGGGATGTCAAAAACTAAACTGTGCTTTCCATCACAACAGAGGACGTTATGTTGATGGCCTCTTCCTACCTCCAAGCAAAA CTCTGCTGCCCACTGTGCCTGAGTCACCAGAAGAGGAAGTGAAGGCTAGCCAGCTCACAGTTCAACAGAACAAATTGTCTGTGCAGTCTAATCCCTCCCCTCAGCTGCGAAGTGTTATGAAAGTAGAAAGTTCAGAAAATGTTCCTAGCCCCACACATCCACCAGTTGTAATCAATGCTgcagatgatgatgaagatgatgatg ATCAGTTTTCTGAGGAAGGTGATGAAACCAAAACACCTACCCTGCAACCAACTCCCGAAGTTCATAATGGATTACGAGTGGCTTCTGCCCGCAAACCTGGGGTCAATTTAAAACAAG GTGAATGTTTGAACTTTGGAATAAAAACTCTTGAGGAAATTAagtcaaagaaaatgaaggaaaaagccAAGAAACAAGTTGGTG GTCCTGAAAAAGAGAATGTCCGGACTGTGGTGAGGACAGTAACTCTGTCCAACAAGCAAG GAGAAGAACCCTTGGTAAGACTGAATATGTCTGAGAGACTGGGAAAACGAAAATTTTCAGTAG GTGGTGACAGCGATCCTCCATTAAAGCACAGCCTCGCACAGAGGCTGGGGAAGAAAGTTGAAGCTCCAGGAATGAACGCTGACAAAACACCAAAGAAAG AGAGAGTTACTAAAGTTGGTGAGATCCACGTGAAGACATTAGAAGAAATTCTTCTTGAAAGAGCCAGTCAAAAACGTGGAGAATTGCAAACTAAACTCAAGACAGAAGGACCATCAAAAGTTGACGACTCTACTTCAGCAACAAGAAGCTCCTCCACTATCCGCATCAAAACCTTCTCTGAGGTCCTGGCTGAAAAGAAACATCGGCAGCAGGAAGCAGAgagacaaaacaacaaaaaggatGTAACCTGCATCAAGCTAAAGACTGATAGTGACATGAAAAAACCAGTGGTTTTGCCACCCATCGTTGCCGGCAAAGGACAGTCAGAGGAGCCTGCGGGCAGATCAAAGTCTATACAGGAGGTGCACATCAAGACGCTGGAGGAGATTAAATTGGAGAAGGCGCTGAGGGTGCAGCAGCGCTCTGAGAGCAGCGCCAGCTCCCAGCCTCAGCCTGAGGCCACCCCGGGGGCCCGACGGCTTCTCCGGATCACCAAAAAAACAG GtgtaaaagaagagaagaaacttcAGGAAGGAAGTGAGGTTGCTTCTCAGAGCAGTGTTACTAGAGAG gcttcagatgagaccacaggAGTTGGCATCACTAAAATTCAAGTGAAGAGATGTGAGACCATGAGAGACAAGCATATGCAGAGACAGCCAGAGAGGGGAGCCTCACAGAAGGAGAAATCAGTTTTGACCCCCCTCTGGGGAGATGTAGATGCTTGCAATACCCAGACAGCAGAGAAATCAGCGCTCACTTCTGTGCCAGGCATCACACGGCACCTGACAAAGCGGCTTCCCACAAAGCCATCCCAGAAGGTGGAAGTGGAAACCTCAGGGATTGGAGACTCAGTACTGAATGTGAAATGTGCAGCACAGACTTCAGAAAAAAGGGGTAAAG CTAAACCCAAAGTGAATGTGAAGCCATCTGTGGTTAAAGTTGTCTCATCTCCCAAACTGGCCCCAAAGCGCAAGGCAGTAGAAGTCCACCCTGCTGTCATTGCAGCTGTGAAGCCCCTCAGCTCCAGCGGTGTCCTGCAGGAGAGCCCGGCCAGAAGAGCAGCTGTG GCTGTTGTCCCACTGCTCTCCGAGGACAAATCAGTCACTGTGCCCGAGACAGAAAAACCTAGAGACAG TTTTGTGCTGCCTCCGACACAGTCCTCTTCAGACCCCTCCCCACCAGACGGATCTGGCCCTTCCTCATCCCAAGTGGCCACAAAAACTCGCCGACTCAGTTCTGCCTCAACAGGAAAACCCTCACTCTCTGTGGAAGATGATTTTGAGAAACTAATATGGGAGATTTCAGGGGGCAAATTAGAAGCTGAGATCGACCTGGATCCTGGGAAGGATGAAGACGACCTTCTGCTTGAGCTGTCGGAAATGATTGATAGCTGA
- the ZC3H11A gene encoding zinc finger CCCH domain-containing protein 11A isoform X1: MSNQGEDCYFFFYSTCTKGDSCPFRHCEAALGNETVCTLWQEGRCFRQVCRFRHMEIDKKRSEIPCYWENQPMGCQKLNCAFHHNRGRYVDGLFLPPSKTLLPTVPESPEEEVKASQLTVQQNKLSVQSNPSPQLRSVMKVESSENVPSPTHPPVVINAADDDEDDDDQFSEEGDETKTPTLQPTPEVHNGLRVASARKPGVNLKQGECLNFGIKTLEEIKSKKMKEKAKKQVGEGSSGVSSLLLQPQPIPGPEKENVRTVVRTVTLSNKQGEEPLVRLNMSERLGKRKFSVGGDSDPPLKHSLAQRLGKKVEAPGMNADKTPKKVQVSKSLKERLGTAASPNNEEAAERVTKVGEIHVKTLEEILLERASQKRGELQTKLKTEGPSKVDDSTSATRSSSTIRIKTFSEVLAEKKHRQQEAERQNNKKDVTCIKLKTDSDMKKPVVLPPIVAGKGQSEEPAGRSKSIQEVHIKTLEEIKLEKALRVQQRSESSASSQPQPEATPGARRLLRITKKTGVKEEKKLQEGSEVASQSSVTREASDETTGVGITKIQVKRCETMRDKHMQRQPERGASQKEKSVLTPLWGDVDACNTQTAEKSALTSVPGITRHLTKRLPTKPSQKVEVETSGIGDSVLNVKCAAQTSEKRGKAKPKVNVKPSVVKVVSSPKLAPKRKAVEVHPAVIAAVKPLSSSGVLQESPARRAAVAVVPLLSEDKSVTVPETEKPRDSFVLPPTQSSSDPSPPDGSGPSSSQVATKTRRLSSASTGKPSLSVEDDFEKLIWEISGGKLEAEIDLDPGKDEDDLLLELSEMIDS, encoded by the exons ATGTCTAATCAAGGAGAAgactgctatttttttttctattctacgTGTACCAAA GGTGACAGCTGTCCATTTCGGCACTGTGAAGCTGCACTAGGAAATGAAACTGTTTGCACATTATGGCAAGAAGGGCGCTGTTTTCGACAGGTGTGCAGGTTTCGGCACATGGAGATTGAT AAAAAACGAAGTGAAATTCCGTGTTATTGGGAAAATCAGCCAATGGGATGTCAAAAACTAAACTGTGCTTTCCATCACAACAGAGGACGTTATGTTGATGGCCTCTTCCTACCTCCAAGCAAAA CTCTGCTGCCCACTGTGCCTGAGTCACCAGAAGAGGAAGTGAAGGCTAGCCAGCTCACAGTTCAACAGAACAAATTGTCTGTGCAGTCTAATCCCTCCCCTCAGCTGCGAAGTGTTATGAAAGTAGAAAGTTCAGAAAATGTTCCTAGCCCCACACATCCACCAGTTGTAATCAATGCTgcagatgatgatgaagatgatgatg ATCAGTTTTCTGAGGAAGGTGATGAAACCAAAACACCTACCCTGCAACCAACTCCCGAAGTTCATAATGGATTACGAGTGGCTTCTGCCCGCAAACCTGGGGTCAATTTAAAACAAG GTGAATGTTTGAACTTTGGAATAAAAACTCTTGAGGAAATTAagtcaaagaaaatgaaggaaaaagccAAGAAACAAGTTGGTG AAGGTTCTTCGGGAGTTTCCAGTCTTTTACTCCAACCTCAGCCCATTCCAGGTCCTGAAAAAGAGAATGTCCGGACTGTGGTGAGGACAGTAACTCTGTCCAACAAGCAAG GAGAAGAACCCTTGGTAAGACTGAATATGTCTGAGAGACTGGGAAAACGAAAATTTTCAGTAG GTGGTGACAGCGATCCTCCATTAAAGCACAGCCTCGCACAGAGGCTGGGGAAGAAAGTTGAAGCTCCAGGAATGAACGCTGACAAAACACCAAAGAAAG TTCAAGTTTCCAAGTCTCTGAAGGAGCGATTAGGCACGGCAGCTAGTCCAAACAATGAGGAGGCAGCAG AGAGAGTTACTAAAGTTGGTGAGATCCACGTGAAGACATTAGAAGAAATTCTTCTTGAAAGAGCCAGTCAAAAACGTGGAGAATTGCAAACTAAACTCAAGACAGAAGGACCATCAAAAGTTGACGACTCTACTTCAGCAACAAGAAGCTCCTCCACTATCCGCATCAAAACCTTCTCTGAGGTCCTGGCTGAAAAGAAACATCGGCAGCAGGAAGCAGAgagacaaaacaacaaaaaggatGTAACCTGCATCAAGCTAAAGACTGATAGTGACATGAAAAAACCAGTGGTTTTGCCACCCATCGTTGCCGGCAAAGGACAGTCAGAGGAGCCTGCGGGCAGATCAAAGTCTATACAGGAGGTGCACATCAAGACGCTGGAGGAGATTAAATTGGAGAAGGCGCTGAGGGTGCAGCAGCGCTCTGAGAGCAGCGCCAGCTCCCAGCCTCAGCCTGAGGCCACCCCGGGGGCCCGACGGCTTCTCCGGATCACCAAAAAAACAG GtgtaaaagaagagaagaaacttcAGGAAGGAAGTGAGGTTGCTTCTCAGAGCAGTGTTACTAGAGAG gcttcagatgagaccacaggAGTTGGCATCACTAAAATTCAAGTGAAGAGATGTGAGACCATGAGAGACAAGCATATGCAGAGACAGCCAGAGAGGGGAGCCTCACAGAAGGAGAAATCAGTTTTGACCCCCCTCTGGGGAGATGTAGATGCTTGCAATACCCAGACAGCAGAGAAATCAGCGCTCACTTCTGTGCCAGGCATCACACGGCACCTGACAAAGCGGCTTCCCACAAAGCCATCCCAGAAGGTGGAAGTGGAAACCTCAGGGATTGGAGACTCAGTACTGAATGTGAAATGTGCAGCACAGACTTCAGAAAAAAGGGGTAAAG CTAAACCCAAAGTGAATGTGAAGCCATCTGTGGTTAAAGTTGTCTCATCTCCCAAACTGGCCCCAAAGCGCAAGGCAGTAGAAGTCCACCCTGCTGTCATTGCAGCTGTGAAGCCCCTCAGCTCCAGCGGTGTCCTGCAGGAGAGCCCGGCCAGAAGAGCAGCTGTG GCTGTTGTCCCACTGCTCTCCGAGGACAAATCAGTCACTGTGCCCGAGACAGAAAAACCTAGAGACAG TTTTGTGCTGCCTCCGACACAGTCCTCTTCAGACCCCTCCCCACCAGACGGATCTGGCCCTTCCTCATCCCAAGTGGCCACAAAAACTCGCCGACTCAGTTCTGCCTCAACAGGAAAACCCTCACTCTCTGTGGAAGATGATTTTGAGAAACTAATATGGGAGATTTCAGGGGGCAAATTAGAAGCTGAGATCGACCTGGATCCTGGGAAGGATGAAGACGACCTTCTGCTTGAGCTGTCGGAAATGATTGATAGCTGA
- the ZC3H11A gene encoding zinc finger CCCH domain-containing protein 11A isoform X2: MSNQGEDCYFFFYSTCTKGDSCPFRHCEAALGNETVCTLWQEGRCFRQVCRFRHMEIDKKRSEIPCYWENQPMGCQKLNCAFHHNRGRYVDGLFLPPSKTLLPTVPESPEEEVKASQLTVQQNKLSVQSNPSPQLRSVMKVESSENVPSPTHPPVVINAADDDEDDDDQFSEEGDETKTPTLQPTPEVHNGLRVASARKPGVNLKQGECLNFGIKTLEEIKSKKMKEKAKKQVGGPEKENVRTVVRTVTLSNKQGEEPLVRLNMSERLGKRKFSVGGDSDPPLKHSLAQRLGKKVEAPGMNADKTPKKVQVSKSLKERLGTAASPNNEEAAERVTKVGEIHVKTLEEILLERASQKRGELQTKLKTEGPSKVDDSTSATRSSSTIRIKTFSEVLAEKKHRQQEAERQNNKKDVTCIKLKTDSDMKKPVVLPPIVAGKGQSEEPAGRSKSIQEVHIKTLEEIKLEKALRVQQRSESSASSQPQPEATPGARRLLRITKKTGVKEEKKLQEGSEVASQSSVTREASDETTGVGITKIQVKRCETMRDKHMQRQPERGASQKEKSVLTPLWGDVDACNTQTAEKSALTSVPGITRHLTKRLPTKPSQKVEVETSGIGDSVLNVKCAAQTSEKRGKAKPKVNVKPSVVKVVSSPKLAPKRKAVEVHPAVIAAVKPLSSSGVLQESPARRAAVAVVPLLSEDKSVTVPETEKPRDSFVLPPTQSSSDPSPPDGSGPSSSQVATKTRRLSSASTGKPSLSVEDDFEKLIWEISGGKLEAEIDLDPGKDEDDLLLELSEMIDS; encoded by the exons ATGTCTAATCAAGGAGAAgactgctatttttttttctattctacgTGTACCAAA GGTGACAGCTGTCCATTTCGGCACTGTGAAGCTGCACTAGGAAATGAAACTGTTTGCACATTATGGCAAGAAGGGCGCTGTTTTCGACAGGTGTGCAGGTTTCGGCACATGGAGATTGAT AAAAAACGAAGTGAAATTCCGTGTTATTGGGAAAATCAGCCAATGGGATGTCAAAAACTAAACTGTGCTTTCCATCACAACAGAGGACGTTATGTTGATGGCCTCTTCCTACCTCCAAGCAAAA CTCTGCTGCCCACTGTGCCTGAGTCACCAGAAGAGGAAGTGAAGGCTAGCCAGCTCACAGTTCAACAGAACAAATTGTCTGTGCAGTCTAATCCCTCCCCTCAGCTGCGAAGTGTTATGAAAGTAGAAAGTTCAGAAAATGTTCCTAGCCCCACACATCCACCAGTTGTAATCAATGCTgcagatgatgatgaagatgatgatg ATCAGTTTTCTGAGGAAGGTGATGAAACCAAAACACCTACCCTGCAACCAACTCCCGAAGTTCATAATGGATTACGAGTGGCTTCTGCCCGCAAACCTGGGGTCAATTTAAAACAAG GTGAATGTTTGAACTTTGGAATAAAAACTCTTGAGGAAATTAagtcaaagaaaatgaaggaaaaagccAAGAAACAAGTTGGTG GTCCTGAAAAAGAGAATGTCCGGACTGTGGTGAGGACAGTAACTCTGTCCAACAAGCAAG GAGAAGAACCCTTGGTAAGACTGAATATGTCTGAGAGACTGGGAAAACGAAAATTTTCAGTAG GTGGTGACAGCGATCCTCCATTAAAGCACAGCCTCGCACAGAGGCTGGGGAAGAAAGTTGAAGCTCCAGGAATGAACGCTGACAAAACACCAAAGAAAG TTCAAGTTTCCAAGTCTCTGAAGGAGCGATTAGGCACGGCAGCTAGTCCAAACAATGAGGAGGCAGCAG AGAGAGTTACTAAAGTTGGTGAGATCCACGTGAAGACATTAGAAGAAATTCTTCTTGAAAGAGCCAGTCAAAAACGTGGAGAATTGCAAACTAAACTCAAGACAGAAGGACCATCAAAAGTTGACGACTCTACTTCAGCAACAAGAAGCTCCTCCACTATCCGCATCAAAACCTTCTCTGAGGTCCTGGCTGAAAAGAAACATCGGCAGCAGGAAGCAGAgagacaaaacaacaaaaaggatGTAACCTGCATCAAGCTAAAGACTGATAGTGACATGAAAAAACCAGTGGTTTTGCCACCCATCGTTGCCGGCAAAGGACAGTCAGAGGAGCCTGCGGGCAGATCAAAGTCTATACAGGAGGTGCACATCAAGACGCTGGAGGAGATTAAATTGGAGAAGGCGCTGAGGGTGCAGCAGCGCTCTGAGAGCAGCGCCAGCTCCCAGCCTCAGCCTGAGGCCACCCCGGGGGCCCGACGGCTTCTCCGGATCACCAAAAAAACAG GtgtaaaagaagagaagaaacttcAGGAAGGAAGTGAGGTTGCTTCTCAGAGCAGTGTTACTAGAGAG gcttcagatgagaccacaggAGTTGGCATCACTAAAATTCAAGTGAAGAGATGTGAGACCATGAGAGACAAGCATATGCAGAGACAGCCAGAGAGGGGAGCCTCACAGAAGGAGAAATCAGTTTTGACCCCCCTCTGGGGAGATGTAGATGCTTGCAATACCCAGACAGCAGAGAAATCAGCGCTCACTTCTGTGCCAGGCATCACACGGCACCTGACAAAGCGGCTTCCCACAAAGCCATCCCAGAAGGTGGAAGTGGAAACCTCAGGGATTGGAGACTCAGTACTGAATGTGAAATGTGCAGCACAGACTTCAGAAAAAAGGGGTAAAG CTAAACCCAAAGTGAATGTGAAGCCATCTGTGGTTAAAGTTGTCTCATCTCCCAAACTGGCCCCAAAGCGCAAGGCAGTAGAAGTCCACCCTGCTGTCATTGCAGCTGTGAAGCCCCTCAGCTCCAGCGGTGTCCTGCAGGAGAGCCCGGCCAGAAGAGCAGCTGTG GCTGTTGTCCCACTGCTCTCCGAGGACAAATCAGTCACTGTGCCCGAGACAGAAAAACCTAGAGACAG TTTTGTGCTGCCTCCGACACAGTCCTCTTCAGACCCCTCCCCACCAGACGGATCTGGCCCTTCCTCATCCCAAGTGGCCACAAAAACTCGCCGACTCAGTTCTGCCTCAACAGGAAAACCCTCACTCTCTGTGGAAGATGATTTTGAGAAACTAATATGGGAGATTTCAGGGGGCAAATTAGAAGCTGAGATCGACCTGGATCCTGGGAAGGATGAAGACGACCTTCTGCTTGAGCTGTCGGAAATGATTGATAGCTGA